The following coding sequences are from one Humulus lupulus chromosome X, drHumLupu1.1, whole genome shotgun sequence window:
- the LOC133805272 gene encoding calnexin homolog: MAIHGRKMMIPGFIIFLVGFFSFQICSSSDAILYESFEESFEGRWIVSEKDEYNGVWKLSKSEGHDDHGLLVSEKARKYAIVKELDQALDLKDKTIALQFEVRLQNGLECGGAYLKYLRPQEAGWIAKEFDNESPYSIMFGPDKCGSTNKVHFILKHKNPKSGEYVEHHLKSPPSVPSDKLTHVYTAVLTPDNEVRILVDGEEKKKANFLSSDDFEPPLIPAKTISDPNDKKPEDWDERAKIPDPDAVKPDDWDEDAPMEIEDEEAVKPEGWLDDEPEEVDDPEATKPEDWVDEEDGEWEAPKIDNPKCETAPGCGEWKKPMKKNPAYKGKWDAPLIDNPNYKGIWKPQEIPNPDYFEIEKPDFEPIAAIGIEIWTMQDGILFDNILIAADEKVAESYRQSAWKPKFEVEKEKQEAEEATAGHSDGLSDFQKKIFDVLYKIADLPFLSSYHSKIIELIEKGEKQPNITIGVLVSIVVVILTVLFRILFGGKKRPVASNSEPTTAAAAPESSDNQGSGNEKDDESEKEDASAPPPRRRPARREN; encoded by the exons ATGGCGATCCACGGGAGGAAGATGATGATTCCtggatttataatttttttggttGGGTTTTTTTCCTTTCAGATCTGCTCTTCTTCTGATGCG ATCTTATACGAATCGTTTGAGGAGTCCTTTGAGGGCCGCTGGATTGTCTCTGAGAAGGACGAGTACAATG GTGTATGGAAACTCTCAAAGAGTGAAGGACATGATGATCATGGCCTTTTGGTCAGTGAGAAGGCTAGGAAGTATGCCATTGTGAAAGAGCTTGATCAGGCTTTGGATCTCAAGGACAAAACAATTGCTCTGCAATTTGAGGTTCGACTCCAAAATGGGCTAGAGTGTGGTGGTGCATACTTGAAATATCTCCGACCCCAGGAGGCTGGCTGGATAGCAAAGGAATTTGACAACGAGTCTCCATACTCTATAATGTTTGGACCTGACAAATGTGGCTCCACTAATAAGGTTCACTTCATTCTCAAGCACAAGAACCCCAAGAGTGGGGAGTATGTTGAGCACCATCTGAAGAGCCCTCCATCTGTTCCATCAGACAAGCTCACACATGTATACACTGCAGTATTGACTCCTGACAATGAAGTTAGGATTCTAGTAGATggtgaggagaagaagaaagcaaATTTCCTTTCATCTGATGATTTTGAGCCCCCATTGATTCCTGCAAAGACAATTTCCGACCCAAATGATAAGAAGCCAGAGGACTGGGATGAGCGAGCAAAGATTCCAGACCCAGATGCTGTGAAGCCAGATGATTGGGATGAGGATGCACCAATGGAAATTGAAGATGAGGAAGCTGTGAAACCTGAAGGGTGGTTGGATGATGAGCCAGAGGAGGTTGATGACCCTGAGGCAACAAAGCCAGAAGATTGGGTTGACGAAGAGGATGGTGAATGGGAGGCACCAAAGATCGATAACCCAAAGTGTGAAACAGCTCCTGGTTGTGGTGAGTGGAAGAAGCCAATGAAGAAGAATCCTGCTTATAAAGGAAAGTGGGATGCACCTCTGATTGACAACCCAAATTACAAGGGCATTTGGAAACCTCAAGAGATTCCAAACCCTGATTATTTTGAGATTGAGAAACCTGATTTTGAGCCTATAGCTGCAATTGGTATTGAGATCTGGACAATGCAGGATGGTATTTTGTTTGACAACATCCTAATTGCTGCTGATGAGAAGGTAGCAGAATCTTACAGGCAATCTGCATGGAAGCCGAAGTTTGAAGTTGAGAAAGAGAAGCAGGAGGCTGAGGAAGCAACTGCTGGTCATTCAGATGGTCTCTCTGACTTCCAG AAGAAAATATTTGACGTTTTGTACAAGATAGCTGATTTGCCATTCTTGAGCTCATACCACTCGAAGATTATT GAACTCATTGAAAAGGGGGAAAAACAACCCAATATTACAATCGGGGTCCTTGTTTCGATTGTGGTTGTGATCCTGACCGTGTTGTTCAGAATTCTTTTCGGTGGCAAAAAAAGACCG GTGGCAAGTAATTCTGAACCAACTACTGCGGCTGCCGCCCCCGAATCTTCTGACAATCAAGGAAGCGGCAACGAGAAGGACGATGAGAGTGAGAAGGAAGATGCTTCTGCTCCACCACCCCGAAGAAGGCCTGCCAGAAGGGAAAATTGA
- the LOC133806635 gene encoding uncharacterized protein LOC133806635 produces the protein MTAIFHDMIHENIEVYVDDIVVKSQSKFDHIHDLEKAFQRCRRYKLKMNPLKCAFGVNAGKFLGFVVHKNGISIDEDKTKAILAIRVPQSSKELKSFLGKVMIAPLPEVPLLLYLVVTETSIGTLLAQEVDGKENPVYYLSRQMKGVEINYLYVEKQCLALVYTTQRLRHYLVAHKVMIMTKAYPIKSMLNKPIPSCRITRWILMLNEFDISVMYPRAQKIQALSDLLTYSSNNDKDWTPKEIPGGLPEAMVCDDEIQKKWIITFDGSSTSNGGGAGIVLTNPEGKNHTQANKLSFDCTNNEAEYEALILGMTAALNMEVKKVVIKGDSKLVIQQVKGEFSVKEPSLAIYRVMVQELANNFQECQFEHMPRTQNRYVDALATMASKVEVSETQNLGSTGFAPFYLVYGSEVVLPAEIDVPSAKLAMAAGMDVHQARLEELELVDERREKAKDNLLQYQ, from the exons ATGACAGCAATATTCCATGATATGATACATGAAAATAttgaggtatatgttgatgacatcgtCGTCAAATCACAGAGCAAGTTCGACCATATTCATGACCTTGAGAAAGCATTCCAAAGATGTAGAAGGTACAAGCTCAAgatgaatcccctcaaatgtgcCTTTGGCGTAAAtgcagggaaatttttgggatttgtcGTACATAAGAATGGTATAAGCATTGACGAAGACAAGACCAAAGCTATATTAGCCATAAGGGTACCACAATCATCCAAAGAATTGAAAAGTTTTCTTGGAAAA GTTATGATAGCACCACTACCAGAAGTTCCACTGCTATTATATTTGGTTGTTACCGAAACATCTATTGGGACGCTATTAGCACAGGAGGTTGATGGGAAAGAGAACCCCGTGTATTACCTCAGTAGGCAAATGAAAGGGGTCGAGATAAATTATCTGTATGTTGAAAAACAGTGTCTGGCCTTGGTGTACACAACTCAAAGATTGCGACATTACTTGGTAGCACATAAAGTAATGATAATGACTAAAGCATACCCCATAAAATCCATGCTCAATAAACCCATACCTTCTTGTAGAATAACTCGCTGGATACTAATGCTCAACGAGTTTGATATCAGCGTCATGTATCCAAGAGCACAAAAAATTCAAGCCTTGTCTGATTTGCTAACATATTCATCCAATAATGACAAGGATTGGACCCCAAAAGAAATCCCAGGAGGTTTACCTGAAGCTATGGTTTGTGATGACGAAATACAAAAGAAATGGATAATAACATTTGATGGGTCGTCAACCTCCAATGGGGGAGGTGCAGGAATAGTATTGACCAACCCAGAAGGTAAGAATCATACTCAGGCAAATAAGTTGTCTTTTGATTGTActaataatgaggctgaatatgaggcaCTTATTTTGGGAATGACAGCTGCACTAAACATGGAAGTAAAAAAAGTTGTAATTAAGGGAGACTCTAAGCTCGTTATCCAGCAAGTCAAAGGAGAATTTTCTGTGAAAGAACCATCACTGGCAATATATCGAGTAATGGTCCAAGAATTAGCAAATAATTTTCAGGAATGTCAGTTTGAACACATGCCTCGAACACAAAATAGGTATGTTGATGCTTTAGCTACCATGGCTTCTAAGGTTGAGGTATCTGAAACTCAAAATTTG GGATCAACAGGATTTGCACCATTCTATTTGGTATATGGGTCAGAAGTAGTACTACCTGCAGAGATAGATGTACCTTCCGCCAAGTTGGCCATGGCAGCAGGAATGGATGTGCATCAAGCAAGACTAGAAGAATTGGAATTGGTGGATGAACGAAGGGAAAAAGCCAAAGATAACCTGCTACAATATCAATGA
- the LOC133803411 gene encoding uncharacterized protein LOC133803411 isoform X1 translates to MATLSLNLTIQVLNLSPATTSDDLIDFFSYCGTVENVKLLPARSKEKGGSQSAALVAFRQPYAFKTALLLNNAILLERPICVLPLGVIPIPIISDSEEDGERETQLKKQKELGLVTAATHDGTIAGSGRGGVAEHTAERISLWVSDFIGKASKFASELHGNAKNKRDNPNSTKQK, encoded by the exons ATGGCAACCCTCTCCTTGAACTTGACTATTCAGGTTCTTAATCTTTCTCCCGCCACCACTTCTGACGACCTTATTGACTTCTTCTCTTACTGTGGAACAGTAGAAAACGTTAAGCTCTTGCC TGCCAGAAGCAAAGAGAAAGGGGGTTCCCAATCCGCCGCTTTAGTGGCTTTCAGACAGCCATATGCATTTAAAACTGCTCTGCTCCTTAAC AACGCAATCTTGTTAGAGCGACCAATTTGTGTACTGCCACTGGGGGTTATACCAATTCCTATTATTTCAGATAGTGAAGAAGATGGTGAGAGGGAGACCCAGCTG AAGAAACAAAAGGAATTGGGATTGGTTACCGCAGCTACGCATGATGGGACAATAGCAGGGAGTGGACGAGGCGGTGTTGCTGAGCACACAGCTGAGCGGATATCTTTATGGGTCTCTGATTTTATTGGGAAGGCCTCTAAGTTTGCCTCCGAATTGCATGGCAACGCCAAGAATAAGAGGGATAATCCCAACTCCACAAAGCAGAAATGA
- the LOC133803411 gene encoding uncharacterized protein LOC133803411 isoform X2 — protein sequence MATLSLNLTIQVLNLSPATTSDDLIDFFSYCGTVENVKLLPSKEKGGSQSAALVAFRQPYAFKTALLLNNAILLERPICVLPLGVIPIPIISDSEEDGERETQLKKQKELGLVTAATHDGTIAGSGRGGVAEHTAERISLWVSDFIGKASKFASELHGNAKNKRDNPNSTKQK from the exons ATGGCAACCCTCTCCTTGAACTTGACTATTCAGGTTCTTAATCTTTCTCCCGCCACCACTTCTGACGACCTTATTGACTTCTTCTCTTACTGTGGAACAGTAGAAAACGTTAAGCTCTTGCC AAGCAAAGAGAAAGGGGGTTCCCAATCCGCCGCTTTAGTGGCTTTCAGACAGCCATATGCATTTAAAACTGCTCTGCTCCTTAAC AACGCAATCTTGTTAGAGCGACCAATTTGTGTACTGCCACTGGGGGTTATACCAATTCCTATTATTTCAGATAGTGAAGAAGATGGTGAGAGGGAGACCCAGCTG AAGAAACAAAAGGAATTGGGATTGGTTACCGCAGCTACGCATGATGGGACAATAGCAGGGAGTGGACGAGGCGGTGTTGCTGAGCACACAGCTGAGCGGATATCTTTATGGGTCTCTGATTTTATTGGGAAGGCCTCTAAGTTTGCCTCCGAATTGCATGGCAACGCCAAGAATAAGAGGGATAATCCCAACTCCACAAAGCAGAAATGA